One segment of Campylobacter concisus DNA contains the following:
- a CDS encoding toxin-antitoxin system YwqK family antitoxin produces the protein MNFLDIKILKFLLLLPLLALVVQALEPKIVMKPEASLKNGLYYVKGKLYDGTLKMLRYSVEDLYDVNAMGMVYPRLKPLPPTLIREIDVQGGTAMRYRDYFDGRDKPSNEYPLKNGIREGTAKHYHADSGALMGESEYKNDVRDGRYRRYYFDEGGALKQEGTYKADKREGVFTDYYVSGEVSARSPYAGGLRNGEDFDYYKSGKIRGVRTYKEGKREGAETWYYESGTVEETGEYKNDRKNGVWKRFYENGKTRVVENYKDGKKDGVAREYYPSGKLRGEYEYKDGRQTGAGLDYYESGAPAAKVMFKNGRYHGLYEEYHENGKLKARVMFEDGLEIGEARHYYANGKLEALGEFERGRLIRAKKYNESGKLISDKSDKNGLPRE, from the coding sequence GTGAATTTTTTAGATATTAAAATTTTAAAATTCCTCCTCCTGCTCCCGCTTTTAGCGCTAGTCGTGCAAGCACTAGAGCCAAAAATCGTAATGAAGCCTGAAGCGAGCCTCAAAAACGGGCTTTACTACGTAAAAGGCAAGCTCTACGACGGCACGTTAAAGATGCTTCGCTACAGCGTCGAGGACCTATATGACGTAAATGCGATGGGCATGGTCTATCCGAGGCTAAAACCCCTGCCGCCCACGCTCATACGCGAGATAGACGTGCAGGGCGGCACGGCGATGCGATACAGGGACTATTTTGACGGTAGGGACAAACCCTCAAACGAATACCCCTTAAAAAACGGCATCCGCGAGGGCACGGCGAAGCACTACCACGCAGATAGCGGCGCTCTGATGGGCGAGAGCGAATACAAAAATGACGTCCGCGACGGGCGCTACCGCCGCTACTACTTTGACGAGGGCGGCGCGTTAAAGCAGGAGGGCACCTACAAGGCAGACAAGCGAGAGGGCGTATTTACCGACTATTACGTTAGCGGCGAGGTTAGCGCACGCAGCCCATACGCGGGCGGGCTTCGAAACGGCGAGGACTTCGACTACTACAAAAGCGGTAAAATTCGAGGCGTGCGAACCTACAAAGAGGGCAAGCGAGAGGGCGCGGAAACGTGGTACTACGAAAGCGGCACCGTGGAGGAGACGGGCGAATACAAAAATGACCGCAAAAACGGCGTTTGGAAGCGATTTTACGAAAACGGCAAAACGCGCGTGGTAGAAAATTACAAAGACGGCAAAAAGGATGGCGTCGCGCGCGAATATTACCCAAGCGGCAAGCTACGAGGCGAATACGAGTACAAAGACGGCCGCCAAACGGGCGCGGGTCTGGACTACTACGAGAGCGGGGCGCCGGCGGCAAAAGTAATGTTTAAAAACGGGCGCTATCACGGGCTATACGAGGAGTATCACGAAAACGGCAAGCTAAAAGCTAGAGTGATGTTTGAGGACGGGCTGGAGATCGGCGAGGCGCGCCACTACTACGCAAACGGAAAGCTCGAAGCCCTGGGTGAGTTTGAGCGCGGTAGGCTCATCCGCGCCAAAAAATACAACGAATCGGGTAAGCTAATCAGCGACAAGTCTGATAAAAACGGACTTCCGAGGGAGTAA
- a CDS encoding DUF4810 domain-containing protein, whose amino-acid sequence MASKIKLAGLVLFVLFLAGCGHSNGPRSIYYWDGSYSSSLYSYLNEEGDTNEQISRLENLVQISIQKGYKIAPGVYAHLGLLYLNNGNLGAANANFDKEVENFPESREYINFIKGSKNLTPKKVEQKEGANNEK is encoded by the coding sequence ATGGCAAGTAAAATAAAGCTTGCCGGCCTCGTGCTTTTTGTGCTATTTTTAGCGGGTTGCGGTCATTCAAACGGCCCAAGATCAATTTATTATTGGGACGGATCATATAGCAGCTCGCTATATAGTTATCTAAATGAAGAGGGCGATACAAACGAGCAGATTTCACGCTTAGAAAATTTGGTGCAGATATCAATACAAAAGGGCTATAAGATCGCTCCTGGCGTATACGCACACCTTGGACTTTTATACTTAAATAACGGAAATTTAGGCGCTGCAAATGCAAATTTTGACAAAGAAGTAGAGAATTTCCCAGAGTCAAGGGAGTATATAAATTTCATCAAAGGCTCTAAAAATTTGACTCCAAAAAAAGTAGAGCAAAAAGAGGGGGCAAATAATGAAAAATAG
- a CDS encoding Sua5 YciO YrdC YwlC family protein has product MIFLAQTDTTAGFLSKDYKEINRAKMRDENKPCLITTAKFSVLNELVRVPKKYKNFIRRSRKATFLYPNLKAIRVVKECEHEKFLAKFDWLYSSSANKNGQNFNEAWAMSVADEIVDDHFFEDTPSKIYKISRKKIKRLR; this is encoded by the coding sequence ATGATATTTCTAGCACAAACCGATACGACAGCTGGCTTTTTGAGTAAAGATTATAAAGAGATAAATAGAGCCAAAATGCGTGATGAAAATAAACCTTGCCTTATCACTACGGCGAAATTTAGCGTTTTAAACGAGCTTGTTAGAGTGCCAAAAAAGTATAAAAATTTTATACGCCGTTCAAGAAAAGCCACATTTTTGTATCCAAATTTAAAGGCTATTAGAGTCGTAAAAGAGTGTGAGCACGAAAAATTTTTAGCTAAATTTGACTGGCTTTATTCAAGCAGTGCAAACAAAAATGGACAAAATTTTAATGAAGCTTGGGCTATGAGCGTGGCTGATGAAATAGTAGATGATCATTTTTTCGAAGATACACCATCAAAAATTTATAAAATTTCTCGAAAAAAGATAAAACGTTTAAGATAA
- a CDS encoding peptidase M3, translated as MRWSFDDSYVDFDSEIFTSSFENLKAQNENLVKFLNNSELTKAIISYEEAYKEAASLLAFCRCKSSDNTKDELASKFELKIKEQKARLDTVKEILFDKFDSLKNDDKIFQSAHFKHIKFLYLEHKNSKSKIRKKSERDFFANLALTNFFPLFANFRHLNNLINISAANKNANTQSYNLAKCMGILKGSGDEVLRKNVFDALSSHYDKFADLYLDILNMLHGFRLAKFKAAKVDFLTPSLEENKMSLDTLNAMQEAISKRVEKIRECVRVRASFLGGKSMRSCDLLAPYPLSKHHEISHDEAIKIIKKALKPLDEDSFIKLMIDKHWIESDVRENKAGGAFFVSLPKFKQPRIFTTYMNTLSHLIQQAHELGHAWHYYLMRDLPVLSANFPMSLAESASTFNETLLRNELKKDDSLRVEILWQELKSAANFLLHISVRYEFETGFLKLRQKGQVSKKDASDLLKQAWDKFYKDSTSDVEEFLPYFKPHFYKTDNYIYNYPYSVGYLLSQFFLSEFKKDEAKFCKIYKQFLIECGTKSVEELIKKHFKKDTTKCEFWLIGIDEALKNLDEFKKVVTV; from the coding sequence ATGAGATGGAGCTTTGATGATTCTTATGTAGATTTTGATAGCGAAATTTTTACCTCATCGTTTGAAAATCTAAAAGCACAAAATGAAAATTTGGTTAAATTTTTAAACAATAGCGAGCTTACCAAAGCTATCATCTCATACGAAGAAGCATATAAAGAAGCAGCTAGCCTACTCGCATTTTGTCGTTGTAAAAGTAGCGATAATACAAAAGATGAGCTAGCTAGTAAATTTGAGCTAAAAATAAAAGAGCAAAAAGCTAGACTTGATACAGTAAAGGAGATACTTTTTGATAAATTTGATAGCCTAAAAAATGATGATAAAATTTTTCAAAGCGCTCATTTTAAACATATAAAATTTCTATATTTAGAGCATAAAAATAGCAAGAGCAAAATACGAAAAAAGAGTGAAAGAGATTTTTTTGCAAATTTAGCACTCACAAATTTTTTCCCACTTTTTGCAAATTTTAGACATCTAAATAATTTAATAAATATCTCTGCTGCCAATAAAAATGCAAATACACAAAGCTATAATCTTGCAAAATGTATGGGTATATTAAAAGGATCAGGCGATGAAGTTTTACGCAAAAATGTGTTTGATGCTCTGAGTTCTCACTATGATAAATTTGCCGATCTTTATCTTGATATCTTAAATATGCTTCATGGATTTAGACTGGCTAAATTTAAGGCAGCAAAAGTTGATTTTTTAACTCCAAGCCTTGAAGAAAATAAAATGAGCCTTGACACTTTAAACGCTATGCAAGAAGCCATTAGCAAAAGAGTGGAAAAAATAAGAGAATGCGTAAGAGTAAGAGCTAGCTTTTTAGGTGGCAAAAGCATGAGAAGTTGCGATCTTTTGGCACCTTATCCACTTAGCAAGCATCATGAAATTTCTCATGACGAGGCTATTAAAATCATCAAAAAAGCATTAAAACCACTGGATGAAGATAGTTTTATCAAGCTTATGATAGACAAACACTGGATAGAAAGCGATGTACGAGAAAATAAAGCTGGCGGAGCATTTTTTGTGAGTTTGCCAAAATTTAAGCAACCAAGAATTTTTACCACCTACATGAATACTCTTTCACACTTAATCCAGCAAGCTCATGAGCTTGGGCATGCTTGGCACTACTACTTGATGCGTGATCTTCCAGTTTTAAGCGCAAACTTTCCAATGAGCTTGGCCGAGAGCGCGAGTACATTTAATGAAACTCTTTTACGAAATGAGCTAAAAAAAGATGACTCACTTAGGGTAGAAATTTTATGGCAGGAGCTAAAAAGCGCTGCAAATTTTTTACTTCATATAAGCGTTAGATACGAGTTTGAAACTGGTTTTTTAAAACTGCGACAAAAGGGTCAAGTCAGCAAAAAAGATGCGAGCGATCTTTTAAAACAAGCTTGGGATAAATTTTATAAAGACAGCACGAGCGATGTTGAAGAATTTTTGCCATATTTTAAGCCACATTTTTATAAAACAGATAACTACATTTACAACTATCCTTATAGTGTCGGTTATTTGCTATCACAATTTTTTCTAAGTGAGTTTAAAAAAGACGAAGCAAAATTTTGCAAAATTTATAAACAGTTTTTAATAGAGTGTGGCACAAAAAGCGTGGAAGAACTAATAAAAAAACACTTTAAAAAAGATACGACAAAGTGCGAATTTTGGCTGATTGGCATAGATGAAGCGCTAAAAAATTTAGATGAGTTTAAAAAGGTAGTGACCGTATAA
- the dcuC gene encoding C4-dicarboxylate transporter DcuC, whose protein sequence is MHTLGLIIALLTLFVVGWAILKGKYATFVLLLSGVIMLISSVILDTGKFLPEKVKSTGNSLLDVVEFIRYMLSNNFSQLGLLIMLMVGFASYMTHIGANQAFVGIATKRFKAIKSPYFMIFIAFCVAKLISMVITSAVGLGVLCLALLGPVLISLGLNKLSVGSICAMSGASSMVLLGSSTAAAAKATELEVLDYVFIYKIPAALPTVLVIGIALVLWNRYLDKKEGWVCSEHIGESISFDDKVDVPKEQAPMIYALLPFLPMILVVVFSPYCLKTIKLNISSVIILSMIIAMVFEAFRHKFSFEKLGEGLKVFFNAMAKSLSGVVMLVVAAGIFAEGFKALGMLDAIVNLAKSIGFGGLGMSILFVFITTIVTIIAGSNGASFYPLLNMVPNIAKSLNINSVMLVLPMHQASTIARPLSPVSGVVVAISGMLHISPLSLIKRCSVPAILGLISHHIFVFLLSF, encoded by the coding sequence ATGCATACTCTTGGTCTAATCATAGCCTTACTTACGCTTTTTGTTGTGGGCTGGGCGATTTTAAAAGGCAAATACGCCACTTTCGTGCTCTTACTCTCTGGCGTTATCATGCTTATCTCTTCGGTCATTCTTGATACGGGAAAATTTTTACCAGAAAAGGTAAAGAGCACTGGAAATTCATTGCTAGATGTAGTTGAGTTTATCCGCTATATGCTCTCAAATAATTTTTCACAACTTGGACTTTTAATCATGTTAATGGTCGGTTTTGCAAGTTATATGACTCATATCGGAGCAAATCAAGCCTTTGTGGGCATCGCCACAAAAAGGTTTAAAGCCATAAAAAGCCCATATTTTATGATATTCATAGCTTTTTGCGTAGCAAAACTTATAAGCATGGTCATAACCAGCGCAGTTGGGCTTGGCGTGCTTTGTCTTGCACTTCTTGGACCAGTTCTTATATCACTAGGGCTAAATAAACTAAGCGTTGGTAGTATTTGTGCGATGAGTGGAGCTAGCTCAATGGTACTTCTTGGCTCATCGACAGCTGCTGCTGCAAAAGCAACTGAACTTGAGGTGCTTGATTATGTTTTTATCTATAAAATTCCAGCGGCTCTTCCAACTGTGCTCGTGATCGGCATTGCATTAGTTCTTTGGAATAGATACTTAGACAAAAAAGAAGGTTGGGTTTGCAGCGAGCATATAGGAGAGAGCATTAGTTTTGACGATAAGGTGGATGTTCCAAAAGAGCAAGCACCTATGATCTATGCTCTTTTACCATTTTTACCGATGATTTTAGTAGTAGTTTTTTCGCCATATTGTTTAAAAACTATAAAATTAAACATATCAAGCGTCATAATCCTTTCTATGATAATTGCTATGGTATTTGAAGCATTTAGGCATAAATTTAGCTTTGAAAAGCTTGGCGAAGGGCTAAAAGTATTTTTTAATGCCATGGCAAAAAGCTTAAGTGGTGTTGTTATGCTAGTTGTAGCAGCTGGTATATTTGCTGAAGGGTTTAAAGCTCTTGGTATGCTTGATGCTATTGTAAATTTGGCAAAAAGCATAGGCTTTGGGGGACTTGGCATGTCTATACTTTTTGTATTTATAACAACCATCGTTACAATCATAGCTGGCTCAAATGGTGCAAGCTTTTATCCGCTTTTAAATATGGTGCCAAATATAGCCAAGAGTTTAAACATCAACTCTGTTATGCTCGTGCTTCCTATGCATCAAGCCTCCACAATAGCTAGACCACTTTCACCTGTCTCTGGCGTAGTGGTAGCCATTTCAGGCATGCTTCACATTAGCCCACTTTCGCTCATTAAAAGATGCAGCGTGCCAGCTATTTTAGGTCTTATAAGCCACCATATATTTGTATTTTTACTATCATTTTAA
- a CDS encoding DMT family transporter has protein sequence MNTHRLGILLTLIGGILWGFSGVCGQYLFSLGINSDFLVPYRLMLAGIVIVIFYAFKEPSAVFTPIKDIKLLGEFLVYALLGLMMTQYAYFYSIELSNAAVATVIQYTAPALILMVICIKEKRVPRKLEILALFLAMLGVFFLSTHAQISSLVISPKALFWCLVSAICVCVYNLAPARLNTKYSVTLTLGWGMVMGGAVLACYMRVWDFTGLNGINQWLAFIAVITLGTIFAFSFYMIGVKLIGAAKASLLACIEPLSAAFFGYFWLGTKFVFWDFLGFVLIISCIFLLSKREKL, from the coding sequence ATGAATACTCATCGTCTTGGGATACTCCTTACTTTAATTGGCGGTATCCTTTGGGGATTTAGTGGGGTTTGTGGGCAGTATCTATTTTCACTTGGTATAAATTCTGATTTTTTGGTGCCATATAGACTGATGCTAGCTGGCATTGTTATTGTGATTTTTTATGCTTTTAAAGAACCAAGTGCCGTTTTTACTCCGATTAAAGATATAAAGCTACTTGGTGAGTTTTTAGTTTATGCCTTGCTTGGGCTTATGATGACGCAGTATGCCTACTTTTACTCCATCGAGCTTTCAAATGCCGCAGTTGCGACTGTTATTCAATACACCGCTCCTGCTTTAATTTTAATGGTCATTTGCATAAAAGAAAAACGCGTCCCAAGAAAACTTGAAATTTTAGCTCTATTTTTAGCCATGCTTGGCGTATTTTTCCTAAGCACACATGCTCAAATTTCATCTCTTGTCATTTCGCCAAAGGCCTTGTTTTGGTGCTTAGTTAGCGCTATTTGCGTTTGTGTTTATAATCTTGCTCCAGCAAGGCTAAATACGAAATATTCAGTCACTCTCACGCTTGGCTGGGGCATGGTTATGGGTGGAGCAGTGCTTGCTTGCTATATGAGAGTTTGGGATTTTACTGGGCTTAATGGTATAAATCAATGGCTGGCATTTATTGCTGTTATTACGCTTGGCACCATTTTTGCATTTAGCTTTTATATGATAGGTGTTAAGCTTATAGGAGCAGCAAAAGCTAGTTTATTAGCCTGCATAGAACCACTAAGCGCAGCATTTTTTGGCTACTTTTGGCTTGGAACAAAATTTGTATTTTGGGATTTTTTAGGATTTGTTCTAATAATCTCTTGTATATTTTTACTATCAAAAAGAGAAAAATTATGA
- a CDS encoding DUF799 domain-containing protein, with amino-acid sequence MKNSLKFIATIFLVVFFTGCSIKEPEPYDYSEFLQKRPHSILVLMPTNDSTEISGPAAVLANAVAPLSEAGYYVFPVALVNDTFKLNGITEPSEIAAVPLNKLDKIFHADSVLYINIKDYGTSYAVISSSTKVVLEAKLIDIKSGATLWQGSAMAAEDSSSGQSSLLGMLVSAVISQVANTISDRSYDLAVMADAYLFSRNCHNCILYGPYSPYYGKDAQLHKDR; translated from the coding sequence ATGAAAAATAGCCTAAAATTTATAGCCACTATATTTTTGGTAGTATTTTTTACGGGCTGCTCTATAAAAGAGCCTGAGCCATACGACTACTCAGAATTTTTACAAAAAAGACCTCACTCTATCTTAGTGCTTATGCCAACAAACGATAGTACAGAAATTTCAGGTCCAGCTGCTGTTTTAGCAAATGCAGTCGCACCACTAAGTGAGGCAGGATACTACGTATTTCCAGTGGCTCTTGTAAATGATACCTTTAAGCTAAATGGTATAACCGAGCCAAGTGAGATCGCAGCCGTGCCACTAAATAAGCTTGATAAAATTTTTCATGCTGATAGTGTGCTTTACATAAACATAAAAGATTATGGCACGAGCTATGCGGTTATCTCAAGCTCAACAAAGGTTGTCCTTGAAGCAAAGCTTATTGATATAAAAAGTGGCGCTACTCTTTGGCAAGGCAGTGCTATGGCAGCAGAAGATAGCAGCAGTGGCCAAAGTAGCCTACTTGGTATGTTAGTCTCAGCCGTCATCTCACAGGTGGCAAATACCATCTCAGATAGATCATACGATCTAGCAGTGATGGCAGATGCTTATTTATTTTCAAGAAATTGCCATAACTGCATACTTTATGGGCCTTATTCGCCGTATTACGGCAAAGATGCACAGCTTCATAAAGATAGATAA
- a CDS encoding DNA-deoxyinosine glycosylase: MSQTHPFKPIFDKNSKILILGSFPSVVSRKLGFYYANPQNRFWRVLAGILNAPLPTSMDEKINFLIASRIAIYDAAISCEIKGSSDAKMTAIEPANLEPIFSGARIAQVYANGGKAHEICEKYLKTQILNATGKPPLKLPSTSSANANFSFERLAQEWKVVAGTLKDD; encoded by the coding sequence ATGAGCCAAACTCATCCTTTTAAACCTATTTTTGATAAAAATTCTAAAATTTTAATCCTCGGCTCCTTTCCTTCCGTCGTTTCTCGCAAGCTGGGCTTTTACTACGCAAATCCACAAAACCGCTTTTGGCGAGTGCTGGCCGGGATTTTAAACGCTCCGCTGCCTACAAGCATGGATGAAAAGATAAATTTCCTAATCGCCAGCCGCATCGCCATCTACGACGCTGCGATCTCGTGCGAGATAAAGGGCTCGAGCGATGCTAAAATGACCGCTATCGAACCTGCAAATTTGGAGCCGATTTTTAGCGGAGCGCGCATAGCGCAAGTTTACGCAAACGGCGGTAAGGCGCACGAAATCTGCGAAAAATACCTAAAAACTCAAATTTTAAATGCAACGGGCAAACCGCCCCTCAAACTACCCTCTACTAGCTCGGCAAACGCAAATTTTAGCTTTGAAAGGCTCGCGCAAGAGTGGAAGGTCGTCGCGGGCACGTTAAAGGACGACTAA
- the nifJ gene encoding pyruvate:ferredoxin (flavodoxin) oxidoreductase: MAKIMKTMDGNEAAAHAAYAFTEVAGIYPITPSSPMADYTDMWATQGKKNLFGMPVKVVEMQSEGGAAGTVHGSLQVGALTTTYTASQGLLLKIPNMYKIAGQLLPGVIHVSARSIAAQALSIFGDHQDIYACRQTGFAMLASGSVQEVMDIAGVAHLAAIKGRVPFLHFFDGFRTSHEIQKIEVLDYSHFDRLLDREALQKFRDEALSPESPKTRGTAQNDDIYFQTRELANRYYDAIPDIVAEYLKEISQITGRDYRPFNYYGDPHATRIVVAMGSVTQTLEEVVDHLRAKGEKVGVLKVHLYRPFSLKYLFDVMPETVEKIAVLDRTKEPGSLGEPLYLDVKAAFYGRKNQPVIVGGRYGLSSKDVDPAQMLAVFENLNLSDPKNGFTVGIEDDVTFTSLKVGEKISLSDASVKECLFYGLGADGTVGANKNSIKIIGDKTELYAQAYFAYDSKKSGGYTRSHLRFGKNPIRSTYLVSNPHFVACSVAAYLEIYGVLDGIREGGTFLLNSIWDAEQTVAKLPNKVKKILAAKKVNFYIINATKLAREIGLKNRTNTIMQSAFFKLADIIPFADAQKYMKEYAHKAYAKKGEAIVEMNYKAIDMGADGLVKVAVDPSWAKLTDDASAEEKYVGDEFIEKIVKPINAARGDSLPVSAFVGFEDGHFKSGTTAYEKRGIGVMVPKWIEENCIQCNQCAFVCPHAVIRPFLIDENELAAAPQTVQDHVLDAKGKEVKGLKYKIQVSPLDCTGCELCAQNCPSKEKSLVMVPLAEEMERHEQENADYLFKKVTYKDDLMSKDSVKGVGFAQPLFEFHGACPGCGETPYIGLVTRLFGERMIVANATGCSSIYGGSAPSTPYTTNKEGKGVAWANSLFEDNAEFGMGMNVAVETLRHRIEDVMLRTKDAAPNALAALYSDWIAHKNDGEKTTQIAKILTPLLEQNLDVEGVKEILELKRYLVKKSQWIIGGDGWAYDIGFGGLDHVLASGENVNVLVLDTEVYSNTGGQSSKSSRAGSIAQFTASGKPMQKKDLGYIAMTYGNIFVAQINSNASQANTIKAIAAAEAYDGPSLVIAYSPCIAHGIKGGMAYSGDQGELATKCGYWPTYVYDPRLIKEGKNPLKMTSKEPDWSLYEEFLLNEVRYNSLKKTNPQHADELLAKNKADAQRRYRQLKRLSLADFSDEIESGAPGSAEDVSADTAAE, from the coding sequence ATGGCTAAAATAATGAAAACTATGGACGGAAACGAGGCTGCGGCGCACGCGGCTTACGCATTTACGGAGGTTGCGGGCATCTACCCGATCACTCCTAGCTCGCCGATGGCAGACTACACCGATATGTGGGCGACTCAGGGCAAGAAAAATCTATTTGGCATGCCCGTTAAAGTCGTCGAAATGCAAAGCGAGGGCGGAGCCGCGGGTACCGTACACGGCTCGCTGCAAGTAGGCGCACTAACTACGACATACACGGCTTCGCAAGGGCTTTTGCTAAAAATCCCGAATATGTACAAAATCGCAGGCCAGCTACTACCCGGCGTCATTCACGTGAGCGCGCGCTCTATCGCGGCTCAGGCGCTTTCTATCTTTGGCGACCATCAGGACATTTATGCCTGTCGCCAGACGGGCTTTGCCATGCTGGCAAGCGGCTCCGTGCAAGAGGTCATGGATATCGCCGGCGTCGCGCATTTAGCGGCAATCAAAGGTCGCGTGCCGTTTTTGCACTTTTTCGACGGATTTCGCACGAGCCACGAGATACAAAAGATCGAGGTGCTTGACTACTCGCACTTTGATAGGCTTCTTGACCGCGAGGCGCTGCAAAAATTTAGAGACGAGGCGCTAAGCCCTGAAAGCCCGAAAACTCGAGGTACGGCGCAAAACGATGACATCTACTTCCAAACTCGCGAGCTAGCTAACCGCTACTACGACGCGATTCCTGATATCGTGGCGGAGTATCTAAAAGAAATTTCACAAATCACGGGACGCGACTATCGTCCGTTTAATTATTACGGCGATCCGCACGCTACGCGCATCGTGGTCGCGATGGGCTCTGTTACGCAAACTCTAGAAGAAGTCGTCGATCACCTGCGCGCAAAGGGCGAAAAAGTAGGCGTGCTAAAAGTGCATCTATACCGTCCGTTTAGCCTAAAATATCTCTTTGACGTGATGCCTGAGACGGTAGAAAAGATCGCCGTGCTAGACCGTACGAAAGAGCCGGGAAGCCTAGGCGAGCCACTATATCTGGACGTCAAGGCGGCGTTTTACGGACGCAAAAATCAGCCTGTGATCGTGGGCGGTCGCTACGGTCTAAGCTCAAAAGACGTCGATCCCGCACAAATGCTAGCGGTCTTTGAAAACCTAAATTTAAGCGATCCAAAAAACGGCTTTACCGTCGGTATCGAGGATGACGTGACCTTTACATCGTTAAAAGTCGGCGAGAAAATTTCGCTAAGCGACGCAAGCGTGAAGGAGTGCCTATTTTACGGTCTTGGCGCGGACGGTACCGTTGGGGCGAATAAAAACTCTATCAAAATCATCGGCGATAAAACCGAGCTTTACGCGCAGGCGTATTTTGCCTACGATAGTAAAAAATCAGGCGGCTACACGCGCTCGCATCTGCGTTTCGGTAAAAATCCGATCCGCTCGACCTATCTCGTCTCAAATCCGCACTTCGTAGCCTGCTCCGTCGCGGCGTATCTTGAAATTTATGGCGTTCTTGACGGTATCCGCGAGGGCGGGACGTTCTTGCTAAACTCGATCTGGGACGCCGAGCAGACGGTCGCTAAACTACCGAATAAAGTAAAGAAAATTTTAGCCGCCAAAAAGGTAAATTTCTACATCATCAACGCCACCAAGCTAGCTCGCGAGATCGGACTGAAAAACCGCACGAACACCATCATGCAGTCGGCGTTTTTTAAACTTGCAGACATCATACCGTTTGCCGACGCGCAAAAATACATGAAAGAGTACGCGCACAAAGCCTATGCCAAAAAGGGCGAAGCGATCGTGGAGATGAACTACAAGGCTATCGATATGGGCGCGGACGGGCTGGTTAAGGTCGCAGTCGACCCTAGCTGGGCAAAATTGACGGATGACGCGAGCGCGGAGGAAAAATACGTCGGCGACGAATTTATAGAAAAAATCGTTAAGCCTATCAACGCCGCTAGGGGCGATAGCCTGCCTGTTTCGGCCTTTGTGGGCTTTGAAGACGGACACTTTAAATCAGGCACCACGGCCTACGAAAAACGCGGTATCGGCGTAATGGTACCGAAGTGGATCGAGGAAAACTGTATCCAGTGCAACCAGTGTGCCTTCGTCTGCCCGCACGCGGTCATCAGACCGTTTCTAATCGATGAAAACGAGCTTGCCGCCGCGCCGCAAACCGTACAAGATCACGTCCTAGACGCCAAAGGCAAAGAGGTAAAAGGGCTAAAATATAAAATCCAGGTGAGCCCACTAGACTGCACCGGCTGCGAACTGTGCGCCCAAAACTGCCCGAGCAAGGAAAAATCGCTCGTCATGGTGCCGCTAGCCGAGGAGATGGAGCGACACGAGCAGGAAAATGCCGATTATTTATTTAAAAAAGTAACCTACAAAGACGACCTAATGAGCAAAGATAGCGTCAAGGGCGTGGGTTTTGCGCAGCCGCTATTTGAGTTTCACGGCGCGTGCCCGGGTTGCGGTGAGACGCCTTATATAGGGCTTGTTACGAGACTATTTGGCGAGCGTATGATAGTGGCAAACGCCACGGGATGTAGCTCGATCTACGGCGGTAGCGCGCCTTCGACGCCTTATACGACGAACAAAGAGGGCAAGGGCGTAGCGTGGGCGAACTCGCTGTTTGAGGATAACGCGGAGTTTGGCATGGGTATGAACGTCGCGGTAGAGACGCTTCGCCACCGTATCGAGGACGTCATGCTACGCACCAAAGACGCCGCGCCAAACGCTCTAGCCGCGCTATACTCCGACTGGATCGCGCATAAAAACGACGGCGAGAAAACGACGCAAATAGCTAAAATTTTGACTCCTCTTTTGGAGCAAAATTTAGACGTAGAGGGCGTGAAAGAAATTTTAGAGCTAAAAAGATACTTAGTTAAAAAATCCCAGTGGATCATCGGCGGCGACGGCTGGGCCTACGACATCGGCTTTGGCGGGCTTGACCACGTATTAGCTAGCGGCGAAAACGTAAACGTGCTCGTGCTTGACACCGAGGTCTACTCAAACACCGGCGGCCAGAGCTCAAAATCAAGCCGTGCTGGCTCGATAGCGCAGTTTACCGCTAGCGGCAAGCCGATGCAGAAAAAAGATCTTGGCTACATCGCGATGACCTACGGAAATATCTTCGTCGCGCAGATCAACTCAAACGCGAGCCAGGCAAACACGATAAAAGCCATCGCCGCAGCCGAGGCCTACGACGGTCCGAGCCTCGTGATCGCGTATTCGCCGTGTATCGCGCACGGTATCAAGGGCGGTATGGCCTACTCCGGCGATCAGGGCGAGCTAGCGACCAAGTGCGGCTACTGGCCGACCTACGTCTACGATCCGCGCCTAATCAAAGAGGGCAAAAATCCGCTAAAAATGACCTCAAAAGAGCCTGATTGGTCGCTTTACGAGGAGTTTTTGCTAAACGAGGTTCGCTACAACTCGCTTAAAAAGACAAATCCGCAGCACGCAGACGAGCTGCTAGCTAAAAACAAGGCCGACGCGCAAAGACGCTACCGCCAGCTAAAACGCCTAAGCTTGGCTGATTTTAGCGACGAGATCGAGTCCGGCGCGCCTGGGAGCGCCGAGGATGTCTCTGCCGATACCGCAGCCGAATAA